A window of the Acidobacteriota bacterium genome harbors these coding sequences:
- a CDS encoding formylglycine-generating enzyme family protein, which yields MSNQRFICRSGYWSCCARLAGLAVLLVLLAGAAAAGTDVWAGHVTAADGWKTSISMFNPTYNNPFGIQYTLHKYGPDGSHLGSETGTVEYGSGWVTIPPETLNYEGSAQIVSDDNLVVKLAYQFGDTPSVCEFYLKSGVQDKWILPNSVRPWMDWTGLAVLNTGFAPVDITVEAHKDGVPVAVMATPVTLAPQAKFVSLSDQIWAGIGYTDADTFVVTASAPIQAPLSITGNHTQDRHLFFAAQPALPIQDPLAITPDGTDVWASHITAAAGWRTGISIYNPSNANGHIDLFRYDEAGADLGAQSDTVAPYTWRRLDSTWLQYEGSAHITSSRYLLVKLEFQYGDTPSACEFYLTGGQYHRWVLPNAVRPWMDWTGLAAVNTDSTVQELVFVSYLDHLAVGFMSTELNPQAKLVRLTNGIWPDIGYPDLDTASISSTSIWNGRLIAAPISITGNTAQDRHLFFAAQPIPPNESGETVWNDDIVGLLNYGRHDSFEQGSLSGEPCRGTDETPFTHAIGRNFAVMVYEVTRGMWAALRAVQPSLPADPSHLWGGDTADQPVQRVTWHEAVLFANLLSAHRNLRPCYYTDAAFTVPVTVANYTAGPFFCDFGAPGFRLPTEGEWEYVCRGGSDTNPFPNQPYFMEDNYSAANCGVASTAGMYPTLETLAWFTANSGGRTAPVGSTIVNPWGQTDMLGNVWEWCWDWYAAYPAGAVTDYAGPGSGTQRVVRGGAWDRDAQHCRATNRESFGPDARLNSVGFRLVRTYP from the coding sequence ATGTCGAATCAGCGTTTCATTTGTCGTTCCGGTTATTGGTCGTGCTGCGCCCGGCTGGCCGGGCTGGCGGTCCTGCTGGTCCTGCTGGCCGGCGCCGCCGCCGCCGGCACCGACGTCTGGGCCGGCCACGTCACCGCCGCGGACGGCTGGAAGACCAGCATCTCGATGTTTAATCCCACCTACAACAACCCGTTCGGCATCCAGTACACGCTGCACAAATATGGTCCTGACGGGAGCCACCTGGGTTCGGAAACCGGCACCGTCGAGTACGGTTCCGGTTGGGTCACCATCCCGCCCGAAACCCTGAACTACGAGGGTTCGGCCCAGATCGTCTCGGATGACAACCTGGTGGTCAAACTGGCGTACCAGTTCGGCGACACGCCCAGCGTCTGCGAGTTCTACCTCAAGAGTGGCGTGCAGGATAAATGGATCCTGCCCAACTCGGTGCGGCCGTGGATGGACTGGACGGGGCTGGCGGTGCTCAACACGGGCTTCGCACCCGTCGACATCACGGTGGAGGCGCACAAGGACGGAGTGCCGGTGGCGGTGATGGCGACGCCGGTGACGCTGGCGCCGCAGGCGAAGTTCGTGAGCCTGTCGGACCAGATCTGGGCGGGGATCGGGTACACCGACGCCGACACGTTCGTGGTCACGGCCAGCGCGCCGATCCAGGCGCCGCTGAGCATCACGGGGAACCACACCCAGGACCGGCACCTGTTCTTCGCCGCCCAGCCGGCCCTGCCCATTCAGGATCCGCTGGCCATCACGCCGGACGGGACGGACGTGTGGGCCAGCCACATCACGGCGGCGGCGGGGTGGCGCACGGGGATCAGCATCTACAACCCGAGCAACGCCAACGGGCACATCGACCTGTTCCGGTACGACGAGGCGGGGGCGGACCTGGGGGCGCAGTCCGACACGGTGGCGCCGTACACGTGGCGGCGGCTGGACAGCACGTGGCTGCAGTACGAGGGCTCGGCGCACATCACGTCGAGCCGGTACCTGCTGGTGAAGCTGGAGTTCCAGTACGGCGACACGCCCAGCGCCTGCGAGTTCTACCTCACCGGCGGCCAGTACCATCGGTGGGTTCTGCCCAACGCCGTCCGTCCGTGGATGGACTGGACGGGCCTGGCCGCCGTGAACACGGATTCAACGGTGCAGGAGCTGGTGTTCGTGTCGTACCTCGATCACCTCGCCGTCGGTTTCATGAGCACCGAGCTGAATCCGCAGGCCAAGCTGGTCCGCCTGACGAACGGCATCTGGCCCGACATCGGCTACCCGGACCTGGACACCGCCAGCATCTCCAGCACCTCGATCTGGAATGGCCGGCTGATCGCCGCCCCCATCAGCATCACCGGCAACACCGCCCAGGACCGGCATCTGTTCTTCGCCGCTCAACCCATACCGCCCAATGAATCAGGGGAAACGGTCTGGAACGACGACATCGTGGGCCTCCTGAATTACGGCCGCCACGATTCCTTCGAACAGGGTTCACTGTCAGGCGAACCGTGCCGGGGCACGGACGAAACCCCGTTCACTCATGCGATCGGCCGGAACTTCGCCGTCATGGTATACGAAGTGACCCGGGGGATGTGGGCGGCGCTCCGAGCCGTGCAGCCCTCCCTGCCGGCGGACCCCAGCCACTTGTGGGGCGGCGACACCGCCGACCAACCCGTCCAGCGCGTCACGTGGCACGAGGCGGTGCTGTTCGCCAATTTGCTCTCGGCGCACCGGAACCTGCGGCCCTGCTATTACACGGACGCGGCCTTCACCGTCCCTGTGACTGTGGCCAATTACACCGCCGGACCTTTCTTCTGCGATTTCGGCGCACCCGGTTTCCGGCTGCCCACCGAGGGTGAATGGGAGTACGTGTGCCGGGGCGGCTCCGACACCAACCCATTCCCCAACCAACCGTATTTCATGGAGGACAATTATTCGGCGGCGAACTGCGGCGTGGCGTCCACGGCCGGCATGTATCCGACTCTGGAAACGCTGGCCTGGTTCACGGCCAATTCCGGAGGCCGGACCGCCCCCGTGGGATCCACCATCGTGAACCCCTGGGGCCAGACCGACATGCTGGGCAACGTCTGGGAATGGTGCTGGGACTGGTACGCGGCCTATCCCGCGGGGGCCGTGACCGACTATGCGGGTCCGGGTTCGGGGACGCAGCGGGTGGTGCGCGGCGGAGCCTGGGACCGCGACGCGCAGCACTGCCGCGCCACCAACCGGGAATCCTTCGGCCCGGACGCGCGCCTCAACTCGGTGGGCTTCCGCCTCGTGCGGACGTATCCATAA
- a CDS encoding formylglycine-generating enzyme family protein produces MLHRTVIQRSGHGLRRTRLIGLTVLLVLLAGSAVAGTFVSAAHVTAAAGWKTSIMVYARTWFEFEDQNFTILKYSPTGAPLGQVPGVVHGDSWCTIPPEELNYEGSAAIVSDDNLVVKVAYQFGDTPSVCEFYLKGGVQNQWILPNSVRPWMDWTGLAVLNTGFAPVDITVEAHKDGVPVAVMATPVTLAPQAKFVSLSDQIWAGIGYTDADTFVVTASAPIQAPLSITGNHAQDRHLFFAAQPALPIQDPLAITPAGTDVWASHITAAAGWRTGISIYNPSNANGHIDLYRYDEAGADLGAQSDTVAPYTWRRLDSTWLQYEGSAHITSSRYLLVKLEFQYGDTPSACEFYLTGDRHWLWLLPNTVRPWMDWTGLAAVNHDTVVAEFDFWAALGQSWLGFRKVPLDPHAKYVRLTDGIWTNIEYPELDTIVAEGVPLSPAPISITGNTAQDRHLFFAAQPLPQNRSGELVWVDDIVGWMLYIRHGEFTQGSPADAPCRETNENQFAHTISRNFVTMQSEVTRGMWAALQAVQPSLPADPSQLFGGDTEDHPVQRIAWQEALLFANLLSAHRNLKPCYYKDAAFTVPVTAANYTSGSFYCDFGAPGFRLPTEGEWEFMCRGGDQNNPFPNNLGWEEHDYTTANCGLVSTSGMYHVLESLAWFGANCSRPQKAGTKTVANVFGQEDMLGNVWEWCWDWYAAYPTVAMTDYAGPDSGVRRVLRGGAWDCNARYCRAANRESHDVLLVSLPTIGFRLVRTYP; encoded by the coding sequence ATGTTGCATCGAACTGTCATCCAACGATCAGGTCATGGGCTGCGCCGCACCCGGCTGATCGGGCTGACGGTGCTGCTGGTCCTGCTGGCCGGCTCGGCCGTCGCCGGCACCTTCGTCAGCGCCGCCCACGTCACCGCCGCGGCCGGCTGGAAGACCAGCATCATGGTGTATGCCCGGACTTGGTTCGAGTTCGAGGATCAAAATTTCACGATTCTGAAATACAGTCCCACCGGCGCGCCGCTCGGCCAGGTGCCGGGCGTGGTCCACGGAGATTCGTGGTGCACGATCCCGCCCGAGGAGTTGAACTACGAGGGCTCGGCCGCAATCGTCTCGGACGACAACCTGGTGGTCAAGGTGGCCTACCAGTTCGGCGACACGCCCAGCGTGTGCGAGTTTTACCTCAAGGGCGGCGTGCAGAACCAATGGATCCTGCCCAACTCGGTGCGGCCGTGGATGGACTGGACGGGACTGGCGGTGCTCAACACGGGCTTTGCGCCCGTCGACATCACGGTGGAGGCGCACAAGGACGGCGTGCCGGTGGCGGTGATGGCGACGCCGGTGACGCTGGCGCCGCAGGCGAAGTTCGTGAGTCTGTCGGACCAGATCTGGGCGGGGATCGGGTACACCGACGCCGACACGTTCGTGGTCACCGCCAGCGCGCCGATCCAGGCGCCGCTGAGCATCACGGGGAACCACGCCCAGGACCGGCACCTGTTCTTCGCCGCCCAGCCGGCCCTGCCCATCCAGGACCCGCTGGCCATCACGCCGGCGGGGACGGACGTGTGGGCCAGCCACATCACGGCGGCCGCCGGTTGGCGCACGGGGATCAGCATCTACAACCCGAGCAACGCCAACGGGCACATCGACCTGTACCGGTACGACGAGGCGGGGGCGGACCTGGGGGCGCAGTCCGACACGGTGGCGCCGTACACGTGGCGGCGGCTGGACAGCACGTGGCTGCAGTACGAGGGTTCGGCGCACATCACATCGAGCCGGTACCTGCTGGTGAAGCTGGAGTTCCAGTACGGCGACACGCCCAGCGCCTGCGAGTTCTACCTGACCGGTGACCGGCATTGGCTGTGGCTCCTGCCGAACACCGTCCGGCCGTGGATGGACTGGACCGGCCTGGCGGCCGTCAATCATGACACGGTGGTCGCTGAGTTCGACTTCTGGGCGGCTCTGGGCCAAAGCTGGCTGGGCTTCAGGAAGGTTCCTCTGGACCCACACGCCAAATACGTCCGCCTGACGGACGGCATCTGGACCAACATCGAATACCCGGAACTGGACACCATCGTAGCCGAAGGCGTTCCATTGAGTCCGGCGCCCATCAGCATCACGGGCAACACCGCCCAGGACCGGCACCTGTTCTTCGCCGCCCAGCCCCTGCCCCAGAACCGGTCGGGTGAATTGGTCTGGGTCGATGACATCGTGGGCTGGATGCTGTACATACGGCACGGCGAGTTCACCCAGGGATCGCCGGCGGACGCGCCGTGCCGGGAGACGAACGAGAACCAGTTCGCCCACACCATCAGCCGGAACTTCGTGACGATGCAATCTGAAGTGACCCGGGGGATGTGGGCGGCCCTCCAAGCCGTGCAGCCGTCCCTGCCGGCGGATCCCAGCCAGCTTTTCGGCGGCGACACCGAGGATCATCCCGTCCAGCGGATTGCGTGGCAGGAGGCGTTGCTGTTCGCCAACCTGCTGTCGGCGCATCGCAACCTGAAGCCCTGCTATTACAAGGACGCGGCCTTCACGGTGCCGGTGACGGCGGCCAACTACACGTCGGGATCGTTCTATTGCGATTTCGGCGCCCCCGGCTTTCGGCTGCCCACCGAAGGGGAGTGGGAGTTCATGTGCCGGGGAGGGGACCAGAACAATCCGTTTCCCAATAACCTCGGTTGGGAGGAACACGACTACACAACGGCAAACTGCGGACTTGTCTCGACCTCTGGAATGTACCATGTCCTGGAATCACTGGCTTGGTTCGGAGCGAATTGCAGTCGACCACAAAAGGCGGGCACGAAAACGGTTGCGAATGTTTTTGGCCAGGAGGACATGCTTGGGAACGTCTGGGAGTGGTGCTGGGACTGGTACGCCGCCTACCCCACGGTCGCCATGACCGACTATGCGGGCCCGGATTCGGGGGTCCGTCGGGTTCTGCGCGGCGGGGCTTGGGACTGCAACGCCCGGTACTGCCGCGCGGCCAATCGGGAGTCCCACGATGTGCTTCTGGTCAGCTTACCCACCATCGGCTTCCGCCTCGTGCGGACGTACCCGTAA
- a CDS encoding sigma-54-dependent Fis family transcriptional regulator — MRPEHLKVLIVDSDANVRELITGWLKADGFHAAAESSGEAAMRRLREEHTDCILAAINLPDMDILELLRQAKLLDPAIEVIMLTSNVADASTVQAMRLGAFDYIVPPLQRESVGLAALKFVKYRNLIDENANLKSGLEAYRKDGDILGRSPTFEQIRHLIADAAATDIPVLITGENGCGKERVARAIHAASSRCSLPMVMVSCSAIPEHRAERELFGSECGAPDGVPYPKRGRLEIAFGGTLFLDHVSALPARIQGELVQALQRQMFRRVGGTLELPVDCRIIAADSADLAALVRTGEFREDLYLLLGAVQIHIPPLRDRREDILLTAEYFLRRICAAMNKNIVDFSEPARQLMQQYHWPGNVRELENAVERAVVVTVSTYIQPMDLPPLQTDPATLPASLSLEELEKRHLLKVLPLMKWNIKKAAEVLGVERTTLYNKIRRYGITRPLRRPSGSVQVPQQ; from the coding sequence ATGCGTCCGGAACATCTCAAAGTCCTCATCGTGGACAGTGACGCCAACGTCCGCGAACTGATCACCGGCTGGCTGAAGGCCGACGGCTTTCACGCCGCTGCCGAATCCAGCGGCGAGGCTGCCATGCGCCGCCTGCGGGAGGAGCACACCGACTGCATCCTGGCCGCCATCAATTTGCCGGACATGGACATCCTGGAACTCCTCCGCCAGGCCAAGCTGCTGGACCCGGCGATTGAAGTGATCATGCTCACCAGCAATGTGGCTGACGCATCCACCGTGCAAGCCATGCGCCTGGGCGCCTTCGACTACATCGTGCCGCCGCTGCAGCGGGAATCGGTGGGGCTGGCGGCCCTCAAGTTCGTCAAGTACCGCAATCTGATCGACGAGAACGCCAATCTCAAGTCCGGCCTGGAGGCTTATCGCAAAGACGGCGATATCTTGGGCCGAAGCCCGACGTTCGAGCAAATCCGGCACCTGATCGCGGACGCGGCCGCCACCGACATTCCCGTCCTCATCACCGGCGAGAACGGCTGCGGCAAGGAACGGGTGGCGCGCGCGATCCACGCGGCGTCGAGCCGGTGCAGCCTGCCCATGGTGATGGTCAGTTGCAGTGCGATCCCGGAACACCGGGCGGAACGGGAGCTCTTCGGCTCCGAGTGCGGGGCTCCGGACGGCGTCCCGTACCCGAAGCGGGGCCGGCTGGAGATCGCCTTCGGCGGCACCCTCTTCCTGGACCATGTGAGCGCACTGCCGGCGCGGATCCAGGGGGAACTCGTGCAGGCCCTCCAGCGGCAGATGTTCCGGCGGGTGGGTGGCACGCTGGAGCTTCCGGTGGACTGCCGCATCATCGCCGCCGACAGCGCGGACCTGGCGGCCCTGGTGCGGACCGGCGAATTCCGCGAGGACCTCTACCTGCTGCTCGGCGCCGTCCAGATCCACATCCCACCCCTGCGCGACCGGCGGGAGGACATTCTGCTGACGGCCGAGTATTTTTTAAGAAGAATCTGCGCGGCGATGAACAAGAACATCGTCGACTTCAGCGAGCCGGCCCGCCAGCTCATGCAGCAGTACCACTGGCCCGGGAATGTCCGGGAACTGGAAAACGCGGTGGAACGGGCGGTGGTGGTGACCGTGTCCACCTACATCCAGCCTATGGACCTGCCGCCGCTTCAGACCGACCCGGCCACGCTGCCGGCGTCCCTGTCGCTGGAGGAACTGGAGAAACGGCATCTGCTCAAGGTGCTGCCGCTGATGAAATGGAACATCAAGAAGGCCGCCGAGGTGCTGGGCGTCGAGCGGACCACGCTCTATAACAAAATCCGGCGGTACGGGATTACGCGGCCGCTTCGCCGGCCGTCCGGATCGGTCCAAGTACCGCAGCAGTGA